One genomic segment of Danio aesculapii chromosome 15, fDanAes4.1, whole genome shotgun sequence includes these proteins:
- the LOC130242107 gene encoding chemerin-like receptor 1, producing the protein MENSSFELENMTGNSTDKSTVENEGFKIFLACIFSVTFVVGLIGNGLVIFLTGCRMKTTVNSIWFLNLATADFIFILVSITNVSLKLSKQHSVFTEYFFIITTSLNLFVSVWSLVVISLDRCLRTWIPVWAQNNRTLRKARIICIIIWVSSIGYILPYFKNFKVTDTIIVTYEFIVVFLITFLIIASSYIAIGVKIKRLKMGKQFKSYRLIITVILAFFICSFPHHVCWMWRVRAKNNNWTLTDQFWMLFDFTFYLINLNSSLNPFLYVFMCDDYKKKLKQSLVLVLETAFAEDHLDIKV; encoded by the exons ATGG AAAACAGCAGTTTTGAGCTTGAAAATATGACTGGAAACTCAACAGACAAGAGCACTGTGGAGAACGAGGGATTTAAGATTTTTCTTGCCTGCATTTTCTCTGTAACCTTTGTAGTGGGTCTCATTGGAAATGGGCTGGTCATATTTCTGACCGGCTGCAGAATGAAGACGACTGTCAACTCCATTTGGTTTCTGAATTTGGCGACTGCAGACTTCATCTTCATATTAGTTTCAATCACAAATGTTTCCTTAAAGTTGAGCAAGCAGCACAGTGTCTTCACAGAGTACTTTTTCATCATCACAACATCTCTAAATCTGTTTGTTAGCGTTTGGTCTCTTGTAGTTATCAGTCTGGATCGATGCCTGCGCACATGGATTCCTGTTTGGGCTCAAAATAACAGAACTCTGCGTAAAGCCAGAATCATCTGCATCATCATCTGGGTTTCATCCATCGGCTACATTTTACCTTACTTCAAAAATTTCAAGGTTACAGATACAATTATTGTCACATATGAATTTATAGTGGTCTTTCTCATCACCTTCCTGATCATTGCATCTTCATACATCGCTATTGGAGTAAAAATCAAACGCCTCAAAATGGGGAAGCAGTTCAAGTCATACAGACTGATTATAACTGTAATCCTGGCTTTCTTCATCTGTTCATTTCCACACCATGTTTGCTGGATGTGGAGAGTAagggcaaaaaataataattggacTCTCACTGATCAATTTTGGATGCtatttgattttactttttaCCTGATTAATCTCAACAGCAGTCTGAACCCATTTCTctatgtgttcatgtgtgatgATTATAAGAAGAAGCTGAAACAGTCTCTGGTGCTGGTGCTGGAGACGGCGTTTGCTGAAGATCATCTGGACATTAAAGTATAG